One stretch of Prunus persica cultivar Lovell chromosome G1, Prunus_persica_NCBIv2, whole genome shotgun sequence DNA includes these proteins:
- the LOC18788820 gene encoding ornithine carbamoyltransferase, chloroplastic: MAAISSHLLVRSDKLSLSSPFSSFSGQNLRRSPGFSGKFTSICVSSPATLPKISCQTASATSPPSSLDNGKAKAELKDFLHISDFDKSTILKILDRAVEVKALLKSGERTYLPFKGKTMAMIFAKPSMRTRVSFETGFFLLGGHAIYLGPNDIQMGKREETRDVARVLSRYNDIIMARVFAHQDILDLAKYATVPVVNGLTDYNHPCQIMADVLTIIEHVGQLEGTKVVYVGDGNNVVHSWLLMASVIPFHFVCACPKGFEPDKKTVEKAQQAGISKIEITNDPKEAVKGADVVYSDVWASMGQKEEAAYRHQVFQGFQVDENLMKIAGPKAYFMHCLPAERGVEVTDGVVEAPNSIVFPQAENRMHAQNAVMLHLLGA; encoded by the exons ATGGCGGCGATTTCTTCTCACCTTTTGGTCCGATCAGACaaactctctctttcctctccgttttcttctttctctggcCAGAATCTCCGTCGATCGCCTGGATTTTCCGGCAAGTTCACCAGCATTTGCGTATCTTCTCCGGCGACACTCCCAAAAATTTCGTGCCAGACCGCCTCTGCTACTTCTCCACCTTCGTCCCTAGACAATGGAAAAG cAAAAGCAGAACTGAAGGATTTTCTGCACATAAGTGATTTTGACAAATCTACCATTTTAAAGATCTTAGATCGAGCTGTGGAGGTCAAGGCACTTCTAAAATCAGGAGAGAGGACATATCTCCCATTTAAGGGGAAGACTATGGCTATGATCTTTGCAAAGCCATCTATGAGAACACGTGTTTCATTTGAGACTGGGTTTTTCTTGCTAGGAGGTCATGCAATATACTTAGGACCTAATGATATTCAAATGGGTAAGCGGGAGGAAACTCGGGATGTGGCACGTGTTTTGTCTCGCTATAATGACATTATTATGGCACGTGTCTTTGCTCATCAG GATATCCTTGACTTGGCTAAATATGCAACTGTACCTGTTGTCAATGGCTTGACAGACTACAACCATCCCTGCCAAATTATGGCTGATGTCCTCACTATCATCGAACACGTTGGTCAGTTAGAAGGAACTAAG GTTGTCTATGTTGGAGATGGAAACAACGTTGTTCACTCTTGGTTGTTGATGGCTTCGGTTATTCCTTTCCACTTTGTTTGTGCCTGTCCCAAAGGTTTTGAACCAGATAAGAAAACAGTTGAGAAGGCGCAACAGGCAGGCATCAGCAAGATTGAGATCACAAATGATCCAAAGGAAGCAGTCAAAGGAGCTGATGTTGTGTACTCAGATGTGTGGGCCAGCATGGGGCAAAAGGAGGAGGCTGCATATCGCCATCAAGTTTTCCAAGGATTTCAG gtggatgaaaatcttatgaaGATAGCAGGGCCAAAAGCCTATTTCATGCATTGTCTACCAGCAGAAAGAGGAGTGGAAGTGACTGACGGAGTGGTTGAGGCTCCAAATTCAATTGTGTTTCCACAAGCTGAGAATCGCATGCATGCACAGAATGCTGTCATGCTTCATCTGCTTGGGGCGTAA
- the LOC18789662 gene encoding auxilin-like protein 1 isoform X2: MEYQASSVGLSQKLSNGHSIYDGVFSSPASKFKVSVFSSRVEDYTEIFGGSGASRGSSIPVLEVPELHERKASVDVRSSKLDYSNVFSGFGDSDFGVPYEELFAEPKKRGTRKPAERRAPSEEINPSSCEGNGVLSHEASYPSFDGAKKFNMSYHKSNHRSKSFTGGTMLHAVPAYACLVDEVTPVRVTEADKPVSNKENGACLDSSLGERIMDCNHSMKATRDHLAGYASKQTSGGGAKVQNNYDQERSSSNDEVFNACEIGEGRTRPSNRPPISSLVSEDKVKFEKPMASTIGISKRDYFEGSDSVPSPPYFDEEVDTNSIAAASAAALTKAIQEAQARIKMAKNLKERNKAGLQNHVKLRFNNDTKLEVRKGDKFVDKASIPKERKTQELHEEVAVPVHVSTGPEQLTAAFEDVDKISGAKEAGGETQEKESKLSQSGQRQEEADVSEATERFYEFDDAAEPDVSEAAEQFYEFADTGEPDLSEAVEQFYEFSDSSETQAMTLEHEEANTAIKVTQFVDKDEQEKKKTTMEAFETPQLGGESSQAAEVEENREVEKIFDADGGQSKYEEHCSEFATAQKAFDQEENEKIQEAAIDHEELGKLKASHVMEEYEEKPGGLEKQNGDNKRLETQELQDTRHVKRKLMAQEQVEFEKIGKEACKQEEHEREQRDVHREEDTERSFNNDSGQEIIKETPNDFKDEEDFENERKSEGNEKVQDTRENEKILEWAPCQKKEDLKNQDCKLETIKILCEQGESEDLNKKEAPTSHVEYNREVEVTPKVPAHENDGGRIEVTETLIELKENGSQSELVEEDNGMVEKEIHETEGLAPGVKLPEILKQKEDATEIHSSDRNGISAKRNDMGFGENQDYQFAREPEIVLNLGKDVEESGDLDKDMMEAEVSANHEKNKINSKSSHRKRWSDIIDVSETLIKLKENGNLSESVEEENAVEEKEICETDGLSLGVKLAEILKEMEDSIETHPSDENDININRNAMNYWQKQNDQLAGEPVVLYNLEEHVEESEEINKDTMEAEVAVNQEESKNNSRSSQRKRWFGDGKNTEVAQLSHMFRRRGGNVLLDHEMRASLCTKENKERHEKLGTNQRLEENEENQQATLTKESETIDTSLKEVEQEKSENCQTTFTAEESETEHSSQKDVREGKNENQVTLTTQESENNNTLQKEVERERKENQQETLTAEECETSDCLQKEVEIEKEHQIQKANAKGRERERVKERKAVERVIREARERAFAEARERAAETRQRVMAEAQERLGKTSGQANDISLAEKASKEAKLKAERAAVERATVEARERALEKALSGKAACEAGRQTKRSLSDKFSGASRDDGLKPGVSPFDPESKGSLPSSTSRNPNSSNHSDPYSAERSGGTNGESAQRSKARLERNQRTAERAAKALAEKNMRDLLVQKEQAERNRLAEALDAEVKRWSSGKERNLRALLSTLQYILGPDSGWQPIPLTDVVTAVAVKKAYRKAALFVHPDKLQQRGASIQQKYTCEKVFDLLKEAWNRFNVEER; encoded by the exons ATGGAGTACCAAGCTTCGTCCGTGGGTCTCTCTCAGAAGCTCTCCAACGGTCACTCCATATACGACGGCGTTTTCTCTTCCCCTGCATCTAAGTTTAAAGTCTCGGTTTTCTCGTCCCGAGTCGAAGACTACACCGAGATTTTCGGCGGTTCTGGTGCTTCGCGAGGCTCGTCGATCCCGGTTCTTGAAGTTCCGGAACTCCATGAACGAAAGGCTTCAGTCGATGTTCGGAGCTCGAAGCTCGATTATTCAAATGTTTTCAGTGGCTTCGGAGATTCGGATTTCGGAGTGCCTTATGAAGAACTCTTTGCGGAGCCAAAGAAAAGGGGAACAAG GAAACCAGCTGAAAGAAGGGCCCCTTCAGAAGAGATAAATCCTTCTAGTTGCGAGGGGAATGGTGTTTTGTCTCATGAAGCATCTTATCCATCATTTGATGGTGCCAAGAAGTTCAACATGTCATACCATAAAAGCAACCATAGAAGCAAAAGTTTTACAGGTGGAACAATGCTCCATGCTGTTCCAGCATATGCATGTTTGGTTGATGAAGTCACTCCTGTACGCGTGACTGAAGCTGATAAACCAGTatccaacaaagaaaatggtGCTTGCCTTGACAGTAGTTTAGGTGAGAGAATAATGGACTGCAACCATTCCATGAAGGCCACGAGAGACCACCTAGCTGGTTATGCTAGCAAACAGACTTCGGGGGGAGGTGCCAAGGTGCAAAACAATTATGATCAGGAAAGATCCAGTTCAAACGATGAGGTATTTAATGCATGTGAAATTGGGGAAGGACGAACTCGTCCTTCAAACAGGCCACCAATTTCAAGTTTGGTGTCTGAGGATAAGGTTAAATTTGAGAAACCAATGGCTTCTACCATTGGGATTTCTAAAAGGGATTATTTTGAAGGTTCTGACAGTGTTCCTTCACCACCGTACTTCGATGAGGAAGTAGACACAAATTCTATTGCCGCTGCCTCTGCGGCTGCTTTGACAAAGGCAATACAGGAGGCTCAAGCAAGGATTAAAATGGCgaaaaatttgaaggaaagaaacaaGGCTGGTCTGCAAAATCATGTCAAACTGCGGTTTAACAATGATACAAAACTTGAGGTGAGAAAGGGTGATAAATTTGTAGACAAAGCAAGCATACCCAAAGAGAGGAAGACTCAGGAGTTACATGAAGAAGTGGCTGTTCCTGTCCATGTTTCTACTGGGCCAGAACAATTAACTGCAGCATTTGAAGATGTGGATAAGATTTCTGGTGCTAAGGAAGCTGGAGGGGAAACACAGGAGAAGGAATCTAAATTAAGTCAATCAGGTCAGAGGCAGGAAGAAGCTGATGTATCAGAAGCAACAGaacggttttatgaatttgatgatGCAGCTGAACCTGATGTCTCAGAAGCAGCAGAACAGTTCTATGAATTTGCTGACACAGGTGAACCTGATTTATCAGAAGCAGTAGAACAGTTTTATGAATTCTCTGACTCAAGTGAAACCCAGGCTATGACATTAGAGCATGAAGAAGCCAACACTGCAATAAAAGTGACGCAATTTGTGGATAAAGATGAacaggagaagaagaaaacaaccaTGGAAGCTTTTGAAACCCCACAACTAGGTGGTGAGAGTTCACAAGCAGCTGAAgtagaagaaaacagagaggtagaaaaaatatttgatgCAGATGGAGGGCAATCTAAGTATGAAGAACATTGCAGTGAATTTGCAACAGCTCAAAAGGCCTTTGATcaggaagaaaatgagaagatACAGGAAGCTGCCATAGATCATGAAGAGTTAGGGAAGCTTAAAGCTTCCCATGTAATGGAAGAATATGAAGAGAAACCAGGAGGGCTTGAGAAACAAAATGGAGACAACAAAAGGCTTGAAACTCAGGAGTTACAGGATACTAGACATGTGAAAAGGAAATTGATGGCTCAGGAGCAGGTTGAATTTGAGAAGATAGGCAAGGAGGCTTGCAAGCAGGAAGAACATGAGAGGGAACAAAGAGATGTCCACAGGGAAGAAGACACTGAGAGGAGCTTCAACAATGATAGTGGCCAAGAAATCATTAAGGAGACACCTAATGACTTTAAGGATGAGGAAGATTTTGAGAATGAGAGGAAGTCTGAAGGAAATGAGAAGGTTCAAGACACcagagaaaatgagaagatACTTGAATGGGCTCCTTGTCAGAAGAAAGAGGATTTAAAGAACCAAGATTGCAAGTTAGAGACAATTAAGATCCTATGTGAGCAGGGTGAAAGTGAGGAcctaaacaaaaaagaggcGCCCACTAGTCATGTAGAATACAACAGAGAGGTAGAAGTAACTCCGAAGGTACCTGCACATGAAAATGATGGAGGTAGAATAGAAGTTACTGAAACTTTAATTGAACTCAAAGAGAATGGGAGCCAGTCAGAATTGGTTGAAGAGGATAACGGCATGGTAGAGAAAGAGATACATGAAACAGAGGGATTGGCTCCAGGTGTCAAACTTCCTGAGATCCTAAAGCAAAAGGAAGATGCAACAGAGATCCATTCTTCTGACAGAAATGGAATATCTGCAAAGAGAAATGACATGGGATTTGGCGAAAATCAAGATTACCAGTTTGCCAGAGAGCCTGAAATAGTCTTGAATTTAGGAAAGGATGTTGAAGAATCTGGAGATTTGGATAAGGATATGATGGAAGCTGAAGTTTCTGCGAATCATGAAAAGAACAAGATTAATTCCAAGTCTTCACATAGGAAAAGATGGTCTGATATAATAGACGTTTCTGAAACTCTGATTAAACTCAAGGAGAATGGGAACCTATCAGAGTCGGTTGAAGAGGAGAATGCCGTGGAGGAGAAAGAGATATGTGAAACAGATGGCTTGTCCCTGGGTGTCAAACTTGCTGAGATACTgaaggaaatggaagattcaATAGAGACCCATCCTTCTGACGAGAatgatataaatataaatagaaATGCCATGAACTATTGGCAAAAGCAAAATGACCAGCTTGCCGGAGAGCCTGTAGTATTGTACAATTTAGAAGAGCATGTTGAAGAATCGGAAGAAATCAATAAAGATACGATGGAAGCGGAAGTTGCTGTGAATCAGGAAGAGAGCAAGAATAATTCCAGGTCTTCTCAGAGGAAAAGGTGGTTTGGTGATGGGAAAAATACAGAAGTAGCTCAGCTTTCTCACATGTTCAGAAGAAGAGGGGGAAATGTGCTACTGGACCATGAAATGCGGGCAAGCCTATGTACAAAGGAAAATAAGGAGAGGCATGAAAAACTGGGGACAAACCAAAGGTTAGAAGAAAATGAGGAGAATCAACAAGCAACCTTGACAAAAGAGAGTGAAACCATTGATACTTCACTGAAAGAAgttgaacaagaaaaaagtgAGAATTGTCAGACAACCTTCACTGCGGAAGAGAGTGAAACCGAGCATAGTTCACAGAAAGATgtgagagaaggaaaaaacgAGAATCAAGTGACCCTAACAACACAAGAGAGTGAAAACAATAACACTTTGCAGAAAGAAGTGGAACgagaaagaaaggagaatCAACAAGAAACCCTGACTGCAGAAGAGTGTGAAACTAGTGACTGTTTGCAAAAGGAAGTGGAAATAGAGAAAGAGCACCAGATACAAAAAGCAAATGCAAAAGGGAGGGAAAGGGAAAGAGTAAAGGAGAGGAAAGCTGTTGAAAGAGTAATCCGTGAAGCTCGTGAAAGGGCATTTGCTGAAGCCCGAGAAAGAGCTGCTGAAACTCGTCAAAGGGTAATGGCTGAGGCCCAAGAAAGGTTAGGGAAGACTTCTGGACAGGCTAATGATATTTCCTTAGCTGAGAAGGCTTCAAAGGAAGCCAAACTGAAAGCTGAACGTGCTGCTGTGGAAAGAGCAACTGTAGAGGCTCGAGAGCGTGCCTTAGAAAAAGCATTATCCGGGAAGGCTGCCTGCGAGGCAGGAAGGCAGACTAAAAGGTCTTTGTCTGATAAATTTTCTGGTGCTTCTAGAGATGATGGACTGAAGCCTGGTGTTTCTCCCTTT GATCCAGAGTCTAAAGGTTCACTCCCTTCAAGCACGTCAAGAAACCCAAATTCTTCAAATCACAGTG ATCCTTACTCTGCTGAGAGGTCTGGTGGAACTAATGGTGAATCAGCTCAAAGGAGTAAAGCTAGGTTGGAGAGGAATCAAAGGACGGCAGAACGTGCG GCCAAAGCTCTTGCGGAGAAGAATATGCGTGATCTTCTTGTACAGAAAGAGCAAGCAGAGAGAAAT AGATTAGCAGAAGCGCTTGATGCTGAGGTCAAAAGGTGGTCAAGTGGGAAGGAGAGGAATTTGCGGGCACTGCTTTCAACACTACAATAT ATCCTTGGCCCGGATAGTGGTTGGCAGCCAATTCCCCTGACGGATGTTGTTACAGCTGTGGCTGTAAAGAAAGCTTACCGTAAAGCTGCTCTCTTTGTTCACCCAGACAAGTTACAGCAACGGGGTGCAAGCATCCAGCAGAAGTACACTTGTGAGAAGGTGTTTGATCTTCTAAAG GAGGCGTGGAATAGATTCAATGTGGAAGAGAGATAG
- the LOC18789662 gene encoding auxilin-like protein 1 isoform X1 gives MEYQASSVGLSQKLSNGHSIYDGVFSSPASKFKVSVFSSRVEDYTEIFGGSGASRGSSIPVLEVPELHERKASVDVRSSKLDYSNVFSGFGDSDFGVPYEELFAEPKKRGTSRKPAERRAPSEEINPSSCEGNGVLSHEASYPSFDGAKKFNMSYHKSNHRSKSFTGGTMLHAVPAYACLVDEVTPVRVTEADKPVSNKENGACLDSSLGERIMDCNHSMKATRDHLAGYASKQTSGGGAKVQNNYDQERSSSNDEVFNACEIGEGRTRPSNRPPISSLVSEDKVKFEKPMASTIGISKRDYFEGSDSVPSPPYFDEEVDTNSIAAASAAALTKAIQEAQARIKMAKNLKERNKAGLQNHVKLRFNNDTKLEVRKGDKFVDKASIPKERKTQELHEEVAVPVHVSTGPEQLTAAFEDVDKISGAKEAGGETQEKESKLSQSGQRQEEADVSEATERFYEFDDAAEPDVSEAAEQFYEFADTGEPDLSEAVEQFYEFSDSSETQAMTLEHEEANTAIKVTQFVDKDEQEKKKTTMEAFETPQLGGESSQAAEVEENREVEKIFDADGGQSKYEEHCSEFATAQKAFDQEENEKIQEAAIDHEELGKLKASHVMEEYEEKPGGLEKQNGDNKRLETQELQDTRHVKRKLMAQEQVEFEKIGKEACKQEEHEREQRDVHREEDTERSFNNDSGQEIIKETPNDFKDEEDFENERKSEGNEKVQDTRENEKILEWAPCQKKEDLKNQDCKLETIKILCEQGESEDLNKKEAPTSHVEYNREVEVTPKVPAHENDGGRIEVTETLIELKENGSQSELVEEDNGMVEKEIHETEGLAPGVKLPEILKQKEDATEIHSSDRNGISAKRNDMGFGENQDYQFAREPEIVLNLGKDVEESGDLDKDMMEAEVSANHEKNKINSKSSHRKRWSDIIDVSETLIKLKENGNLSESVEEENAVEEKEICETDGLSLGVKLAEILKEMEDSIETHPSDENDININRNAMNYWQKQNDQLAGEPVVLYNLEEHVEESEEINKDTMEAEVAVNQEESKNNSRSSQRKRWFGDGKNTEVAQLSHMFRRRGGNVLLDHEMRASLCTKENKERHEKLGTNQRLEENEENQQATLTKESETIDTSLKEVEQEKSENCQTTFTAEESETEHSSQKDVREGKNENQVTLTTQESENNNTLQKEVERERKENQQETLTAEECETSDCLQKEVEIEKEHQIQKANAKGRERERVKERKAVERVIREARERAFAEARERAAETRQRVMAEAQERLGKTSGQANDISLAEKASKEAKLKAERAAVERATVEARERALEKALSGKAACEAGRQTKRSLSDKFSGASRDDGLKPGVSPFDPESKGSLPSSTSRNPNSSNHSDPYSAERSGGTNGESAQRSKARLERNQRTAERAAKALAEKNMRDLLVQKEQAERNRLAEALDAEVKRWSSGKERNLRALLSTLQYILGPDSGWQPIPLTDVVTAVAVKKAYRKAALFVHPDKLQQRGASIQQKYTCEKVFDLLKEAWNRFNVEER, from the exons ATGGAGTACCAAGCTTCGTCCGTGGGTCTCTCTCAGAAGCTCTCCAACGGTCACTCCATATACGACGGCGTTTTCTCTTCCCCTGCATCTAAGTTTAAAGTCTCGGTTTTCTCGTCCCGAGTCGAAGACTACACCGAGATTTTCGGCGGTTCTGGTGCTTCGCGAGGCTCGTCGATCCCGGTTCTTGAAGTTCCGGAACTCCATGAACGAAAGGCTTCAGTCGATGTTCGGAGCTCGAAGCTCGATTATTCAAATGTTTTCAGTGGCTTCGGAGATTCGGATTTCGGAGTGCCTTATGAAGAACTCTTTGCGGAGCCAAAGAAAAGGGGAACAAG CAGGAAACCAGCTGAAAGAAGGGCCCCTTCAGAAGAGATAAATCCTTCTAGTTGCGAGGGGAATGGTGTTTTGTCTCATGAAGCATCTTATCCATCATTTGATGGTGCCAAGAAGTTCAACATGTCATACCATAAAAGCAACCATAGAAGCAAAAGTTTTACAGGTGGAACAATGCTCCATGCTGTTCCAGCATATGCATGTTTGGTTGATGAAGTCACTCCTGTACGCGTGACTGAAGCTGATAAACCAGTatccaacaaagaaaatggtGCTTGCCTTGACAGTAGTTTAGGTGAGAGAATAATGGACTGCAACCATTCCATGAAGGCCACGAGAGACCACCTAGCTGGTTATGCTAGCAAACAGACTTCGGGGGGAGGTGCCAAGGTGCAAAACAATTATGATCAGGAAAGATCCAGTTCAAACGATGAGGTATTTAATGCATGTGAAATTGGGGAAGGACGAACTCGTCCTTCAAACAGGCCACCAATTTCAAGTTTGGTGTCTGAGGATAAGGTTAAATTTGAGAAACCAATGGCTTCTACCATTGGGATTTCTAAAAGGGATTATTTTGAAGGTTCTGACAGTGTTCCTTCACCACCGTACTTCGATGAGGAAGTAGACACAAATTCTATTGCCGCTGCCTCTGCGGCTGCTTTGACAAAGGCAATACAGGAGGCTCAAGCAAGGATTAAAATGGCgaaaaatttgaaggaaagaaacaaGGCTGGTCTGCAAAATCATGTCAAACTGCGGTTTAACAATGATACAAAACTTGAGGTGAGAAAGGGTGATAAATTTGTAGACAAAGCAAGCATACCCAAAGAGAGGAAGACTCAGGAGTTACATGAAGAAGTGGCTGTTCCTGTCCATGTTTCTACTGGGCCAGAACAATTAACTGCAGCATTTGAAGATGTGGATAAGATTTCTGGTGCTAAGGAAGCTGGAGGGGAAACACAGGAGAAGGAATCTAAATTAAGTCAATCAGGTCAGAGGCAGGAAGAAGCTGATGTATCAGAAGCAACAGaacggttttatgaatttgatgatGCAGCTGAACCTGATGTCTCAGAAGCAGCAGAACAGTTCTATGAATTTGCTGACACAGGTGAACCTGATTTATCAGAAGCAGTAGAACAGTTTTATGAATTCTCTGACTCAAGTGAAACCCAGGCTATGACATTAGAGCATGAAGAAGCCAACACTGCAATAAAAGTGACGCAATTTGTGGATAAAGATGAacaggagaagaagaaaacaaccaTGGAAGCTTTTGAAACCCCACAACTAGGTGGTGAGAGTTCACAAGCAGCTGAAgtagaagaaaacagagaggtagaaaaaatatttgatgCAGATGGAGGGCAATCTAAGTATGAAGAACATTGCAGTGAATTTGCAACAGCTCAAAAGGCCTTTGATcaggaagaaaatgagaagatACAGGAAGCTGCCATAGATCATGAAGAGTTAGGGAAGCTTAAAGCTTCCCATGTAATGGAAGAATATGAAGAGAAACCAGGAGGGCTTGAGAAACAAAATGGAGACAACAAAAGGCTTGAAACTCAGGAGTTACAGGATACTAGACATGTGAAAAGGAAATTGATGGCTCAGGAGCAGGTTGAATTTGAGAAGATAGGCAAGGAGGCTTGCAAGCAGGAAGAACATGAGAGGGAACAAAGAGATGTCCACAGGGAAGAAGACACTGAGAGGAGCTTCAACAATGATAGTGGCCAAGAAATCATTAAGGAGACACCTAATGACTTTAAGGATGAGGAAGATTTTGAGAATGAGAGGAAGTCTGAAGGAAATGAGAAGGTTCAAGACACcagagaaaatgagaagatACTTGAATGGGCTCCTTGTCAGAAGAAAGAGGATTTAAAGAACCAAGATTGCAAGTTAGAGACAATTAAGATCCTATGTGAGCAGGGTGAAAGTGAGGAcctaaacaaaaaagaggcGCCCACTAGTCATGTAGAATACAACAGAGAGGTAGAAGTAACTCCGAAGGTACCTGCACATGAAAATGATGGAGGTAGAATAGAAGTTACTGAAACTTTAATTGAACTCAAAGAGAATGGGAGCCAGTCAGAATTGGTTGAAGAGGATAACGGCATGGTAGAGAAAGAGATACATGAAACAGAGGGATTGGCTCCAGGTGTCAAACTTCCTGAGATCCTAAAGCAAAAGGAAGATGCAACAGAGATCCATTCTTCTGACAGAAATGGAATATCTGCAAAGAGAAATGACATGGGATTTGGCGAAAATCAAGATTACCAGTTTGCCAGAGAGCCTGAAATAGTCTTGAATTTAGGAAAGGATGTTGAAGAATCTGGAGATTTGGATAAGGATATGATGGAAGCTGAAGTTTCTGCGAATCATGAAAAGAACAAGATTAATTCCAAGTCTTCACATAGGAAAAGATGGTCTGATATAATAGACGTTTCTGAAACTCTGATTAAACTCAAGGAGAATGGGAACCTATCAGAGTCGGTTGAAGAGGAGAATGCCGTGGAGGAGAAAGAGATATGTGAAACAGATGGCTTGTCCCTGGGTGTCAAACTTGCTGAGATACTgaaggaaatggaagattcaATAGAGACCCATCCTTCTGACGAGAatgatataaatataaatagaaATGCCATGAACTATTGGCAAAAGCAAAATGACCAGCTTGCCGGAGAGCCTGTAGTATTGTACAATTTAGAAGAGCATGTTGAAGAATCGGAAGAAATCAATAAAGATACGATGGAAGCGGAAGTTGCTGTGAATCAGGAAGAGAGCAAGAATAATTCCAGGTCTTCTCAGAGGAAAAGGTGGTTTGGTGATGGGAAAAATACAGAAGTAGCTCAGCTTTCTCACATGTTCAGAAGAAGAGGGGGAAATGTGCTACTGGACCATGAAATGCGGGCAAGCCTATGTACAAAGGAAAATAAGGAGAGGCATGAAAAACTGGGGACAAACCAAAGGTTAGAAGAAAATGAGGAGAATCAACAAGCAACCTTGACAAAAGAGAGTGAAACCATTGATACTTCACTGAAAGAAgttgaacaagaaaaaagtgAGAATTGTCAGACAACCTTCACTGCGGAAGAGAGTGAAACCGAGCATAGTTCACAGAAAGATgtgagagaaggaaaaaacgAGAATCAAGTGACCCTAACAACACAAGAGAGTGAAAACAATAACACTTTGCAGAAAGAAGTGGAACgagaaagaaaggagaatCAACAAGAAACCCTGACTGCAGAAGAGTGTGAAACTAGTGACTGTTTGCAAAAGGAAGTGGAAATAGAGAAAGAGCACCAGATACAAAAAGCAAATGCAAAAGGGAGGGAAAGGGAAAGAGTAAAGGAGAGGAAAGCTGTTGAAAGAGTAATCCGTGAAGCTCGTGAAAGGGCATTTGCTGAAGCCCGAGAAAGAGCTGCTGAAACTCGTCAAAGGGTAATGGCTGAGGCCCAAGAAAGGTTAGGGAAGACTTCTGGACAGGCTAATGATATTTCCTTAGCTGAGAAGGCTTCAAAGGAAGCCAAACTGAAAGCTGAACGTGCTGCTGTGGAAAGAGCAACTGTAGAGGCTCGAGAGCGTGCCTTAGAAAAAGCATTATCCGGGAAGGCTGCCTGCGAGGCAGGAAGGCAGACTAAAAGGTCTTTGTCTGATAAATTTTCTGGTGCTTCTAGAGATGATGGACTGAAGCCTGGTGTTTCTCCCTTT GATCCAGAGTCTAAAGGTTCACTCCCTTCAAGCACGTCAAGAAACCCAAATTCTTCAAATCACAGTG ATCCTTACTCTGCTGAGAGGTCTGGTGGAACTAATGGTGAATCAGCTCAAAGGAGTAAAGCTAGGTTGGAGAGGAATCAAAGGACGGCAGAACGTGCG GCCAAAGCTCTTGCGGAGAAGAATATGCGTGATCTTCTTGTACAGAAAGAGCAAGCAGAGAGAAAT AGATTAGCAGAAGCGCTTGATGCTGAGGTCAAAAGGTGGTCAAGTGGGAAGGAGAGGAATTTGCGGGCACTGCTTTCAACACTACAATAT ATCCTTGGCCCGGATAGTGGTTGGCAGCCAATTCCCCTGACGGATGTTGTTACAGCTGTGGCTGTAAAGAAAGCTTACCGTAAAGCTGCTCTCTTTGTTCACCCAGACAAGTTACAGCAACGGGGTGCAAGCATCCAGCAGAAGTACACTTGTGAGAAGGTGTTTGATCTTCTAAAG GAGGCGTGGAATAGATTCAATGTGGAAGAGAGATAG